AACACTGCCAAGGGAACTGACAATAGCTGGAGTGGCCTTGATGTGGAGACAAAACAAGATGAACTTTTTTTTGAACTGGAGGCTGATACGAGCAGCGATGGAGAGGAgaaggaataaaaaataaaaaaaaaagacggcactgactacagatgagaataaatcctacacaaaaaaggactgttcagaacaacttaagaatgtttgaccagagagacaagtaaaCCTATGTAAATTTTcaatgtacaaaacaggggatgGGACCTGAATAAGCAaaatgcttctctcgtctcctttttcggcatgtacaaaaaaaaaaaaaaatgaatgtaaccaagtgaatgtaaccatgtcggaaataaactgaataaataaaaactgaataaacattaaacacaagaTTAACATTTCTATCTAACTTTACAGAACTCAGCACTATTTCCTATAAAATAAGCATTAATTCCAGTGTGTAGAGGTTCAGTGAAGGTGGTGTTGACTCTGTGGAGGAGAGTCATTGTTTCAGAGACGCTGTAGAAGGACAGAATACCAGCTGTGTGATCCACGTACACTCCTATTCTGGAGGACTGAGGACCTGAGACTGGAGACAGGATGTTGTTGTGATAAAATGTGTAACTGTTTGGAGAACAGTACAACCTCCATGATTTATCATTAAATCCAAATAAACATTTCCTCCCTCTCCCTGCTCTGCTGATACTTTTATATGTGACTGATACACAAACTCCTCTCCCTCtccactccacctcccagtaacaacGACCAGTCAGACTCTCTCTGCTCAGGACCTGAGACCATCCAGTGAACCTGTCTGGATGATCAGGATGAAGCTGATCTTCTCTCATtcttgttacttttctgtttccttctgATAATCTGAGTTTTCTCTGAGCTGTGTTTGGATCCAGAGTGATTTCCTGTGAATACTTTAAGAATCCAGCTCTGGTCCTCAGCTCTGATGGTAGATCATCCACTCTCTCCACAGTCTGACAGACTTTGTTCCAGTCCTCCATCAGGACTTTGTGGAGATGTTCTCTGAGCTCTGACACAGCTGCTGTCACCTCCTCAAAGCAGCTTCCAGGACCTCTGTGGATGATGGAGGAGTGTGTGGACACACTGAGCGCTGACAGGGAGCTGTAGCTGAGGACAAACTGGATGTGATCCTCAGTGTGGGagagctgctgcagctcagcGTCTCTCTTCTTCAGCTCACTGATCTCCTGCTCCAGCTTCTCCTGAAGCGCTCGGACTGCACTCACTTCAGTCTGCTGCTTGGATCGGAcctccttctccagctcagaGCTTCTTTGGTGGAGGAGACGGATCAGCTCAGCGAACATCTGCTCACTGTGCTCCACTGTCTGATCAGCAGAGAGGTTGATGGTCTTCTCCTGCTCTTTAAGTAGCTCCacatctttctctctgtccTGGATGTTCTTGTAGATGTCAGCTCGACTCTCCTGCAGCTCTCTCTGTTTCTCAGTCTTTTCTGCTGCAGCTGAAACCATGTC
This genomic window from Gouania willdenowi chromosome 6, fGouWil2.1, whole genome shotgun sequence contains:
- the LOC114464942 gene encoding E3 ubiquitin-protein ligase TRIM16-like; translation: MAQQAELQTETLSCSICLDLLKEPVTVPCGHSYCRTCISSFWDGEKEKKNNYSCPQCMKKFTERPDLMKNIMLAELVEEKKKNRRQDDPDDQRFAADEDVACDVCTERKLKASKSCLVCVASYCEKHLQLHNYVTLKRHKLVDPSKKIQEKICSRHDEVMKMFCRTDQQCICVICSIEEHKDHDMVSAAAEKTEKQRELQESRADIYKNIQDREKDVELLKEQEKTINLSADQTVEHSEQMFAELIRLLHQRSSELEKEVRSKQQTEVSAVRALQEKLEQEISELKKRDAELQQLSHTEDHIQFVLSYSSLSALSVSTHSSIIHRGPGSCFEEVTAAVSELREHLHKVLMEDWNKVCQTVERVDDLPSELRTRAGFLKYSQEITLDPNTAQRKLRLSEGNRKVTRMREDQLHPDHPDRFTGWSQVLSRESLTGRCYWEVEWRGRGVCVSVTYKSISRAGRGRKCLFGFNDKSWRLYCSPNSYTFYHNNILSPVSGPQSSRIGVYVDHTAGILSFYSVSETMTLLHRVNTTFTEPLHTGINAYFIGNSAEFCKVR